Proteins encoded by one window of Pseudochaenichthys georgianus chromosome 9, fPseGeo1.2, whole genome shotgun sequence:
- the LOC117452597 gene encoding transmembrane protein 252-like: protein MIIDVRKQLWSLARMALLAVGCVLTCIGAYLVPLQIEYKYTVRVMLAYIMILLGILAVLIGVFWSIFHSMKSKIYQRGGHEQHMEVYTIQRPSSFPPSYEESQGSQEGPDSAPEFVVVVDGVEVVMSLAPPLYSQDSSDPPDCRWSRELPPPYSQVEHTQQGEGDAGGQREAVAEH, encoded by the exons ATGATAATAGATGTGAGGAAGCAGCTGTGGTCCCTGGCCCGCATGGCCCTGCTCGCTGTGGGGTGTGTGCTGACCTGCATCGGGGCCTACCTGGTGCCCCTGCAGATCGAGTACAAGTACACCGTGAGGGTCATGCTTGCCTACATCATGATTTTGTTGGGAATCCTAGCTGTGCTCATCGGAGTCTTCTGGAGCATCTTCCACAGCATGAAGAGCAAGATTTACCAGAGAGGAGGACATGAACAGCACATGGAGGTCTACACTATCCAGAG ACCAAGTTCCTTCCCTCCATCCTACGAGGAGTCCCAGGGCAGCCAGGAGGGTCCTGATTCAGCGCCGGAGTTTGTTGTTGTGGTTGACGGGGTGGAGGTGGTGATGAGCCTCGCCCCCCCTCTGTACAGCCAGGACAGCTCGGACCCTCCAGACTGCAGGTGGAGCAGGGAGCTGCCTCCTCCATACAGTCAGGTGGAGCATACTCAGCAGGGGGAGGGGGACGCAGGGGGGCAGAGGGAGGCCGTGGCCGAGCACTGA